A genomic segment from Aspergillus puulaauensis MK2 DNA, chromosome 1, nearly complete sequence encodes:
- a CDS encoding putative protein phosphatase PP1 regulatory subunit Sds22 (BUSCO:EOG09263GUT;~COG:T;~EggNog:ENOG410PGGJ;~InterPro:IPR025875,IPR001611,IPR003591,IPR032675;~PFAM:PF12799;~go_function: GO:0005515 - protein binding [Evidence IEA]) yields MKDSKGWDGKLRVEPKATITNPEALEDPDYSDEDAPPVEEINADEDLLEDEDKDVEDIDLVHCRISSVPALRLERFSKLQRLCLRQNQISRIELPSSLGDTLGELDVYDNLISHLKGLDDFKNLTSLDLSFNKLKHIKNISHLVKLKELFFVQNRISKIEGLEGLTEIKNLELGANRIREIENLETLSALEELWLGKNKITELKNLDALSNLRILSIQSNRLTSLNGLSSLKNLEELYVSHNAITDLAGLESNTNLSVLDFSNNQVSNLEHLSHLKNLEELWASNNQLSNFNEVERELKDKENLKTVYFEGNPLQTNGPVVYRNKVRLAIPQIMQIDATFVRIA; encoded by the exons ATGAAAGACAGCAAAGGCTGGGATGGGAAGCTACGCGTTGAACCCAAAGCAACTATAACGAACCCGGAGGCTTTAGAGGACCCAGATTACTCGGACGAGGACGCACCGCCCGTGGAGGAGATCAATGCGGATGAGG ATCTGttagaagatgaggataaAGATGTCGAG GATATCGACCTCGTACATTGTCGGATAAGCTCCGTTCCAGCTTTGCGGTTGGAGCGGTTTTCGAAGCTCCAG CGATTATGTTTGCGTCAAAACCAGATATCGCGGATCGAATTACCCTCAAGTCTCGGCGACACGCTAGGCGAATTGGACGTTTATGACAATCTTATATCGCATCTTAAGGGGCTCGATGATTTTAAGAACCTGACGAGCCTGGACCTGAGCTTTAATAAGCTGAAGCATATCAAAAACATCTCGCACTTGGTCAAGCTGAAGGAACTTTTTTTCGTGCAGAATAGGATCTCGAAGATTGAAGGGCTTGAGGGCTTAACGGAAATAAAGAACTTAGAATTGGGAGCTAATAGGATTCGG GAAATTGAGAACCTCGAAACACTAAGTGCCCTGGAAGAGCTATGGCTTGGAAAGAATAAGATTACAGAGTTGAAGAATCTTGATGCGCTTTCGAACCTTCGCATCCTCTCCATTCAGTCGAATAGGCTCACCAGTCTCAACGGCCTTTCGTCTCTCAAGAACCTCGAAGAACTCTACGTGTCGCACAACGCTATTACAGACCTCGCCGGATTAGAATCAAATACCAATCTTAGTGTTCTAGACTTCTCGAATAACCAGGTCTCCAATCTTGAACATCTATCCCACCTGAAGAACCTGGAGGAGCTATGGGCATCTAACAACCAACTCTCCAACTTCAACGAGGTAGAACGGGAGCTGAAAGATAAGGAGAACCTGAAAACAGTGTACTTTGAAGGGAATCCCCTACAGACCAACGGGCCGGTAGTATACCGGAATAAGGTGCGGTTAGCCATACCGCAGATCATGCAAATTGACGCCA CGTTTGTACGAATTGCTTGA